The genomic interval AAGCTGTGTTTCAGTATCTGAATATTACATCACAGATACTTACAGCTATACTGACTTTCCCTAGGATTTCTTCTGGAATTCTCCGAGCCTCTTTCAGTACCTGATCCAAAGAACCCCCATCCTGTAACAAGAGAACATAAAAGTTGAACATGAAACGTTTATTCCTCCACCTACCCCCCCAATTCATTATCACTGCTTCTTCCTGCCTCACAATCTCCTATCCCTCCATCCAAATCATTTCCTGATTCACTCGATCCAGCACCATTAACATCCATGTAATAAATATGCAAGGGAAGACTTCAGAGTAGTGCAGAGCGGTTGAGATCCTGTACCCAGAATCATCAGAAAATTACAAAGCATGATGGTTTTCAAACATACTAATAGTGCTTGATTACAAAAACATACTCACCATGTGCTCCATACAGATACTGATCTCTCCATCGCTGTAGAATGCACCATAAAAGCCCACTATATAGGGAGAGTTGCATTCATGCAGGACTTGCAATTCTCTAATGATCTGGTTCCTGATTGCTGGTTTGATCTCAAGATGAATGAGCTaaacagaacaaagaaaaagttTGAATCATGAAGcttgagaaaatgaaagaatagaCTGTGGGAGGCAGAacaaaaatggggaaaaaaatgtaaacaatactGGGCAAAGGAAagatatgttttaataaaaacgtGTTGTGTGGCTGATTTTTCAGTATTCTTTGTTTGGCATCAAAATAAGGTCAAATATCTTTAGATGTTATTACTGGTCAAGATAtatactaaatactaaaaagCCTTAGAGATAAAGTGTACAAAGACAGCTGTTAAATAGCCTTGATTGTTCCAAATTAAAGCATCATGTAAAGCAACGTGAAGCTTTACAATATTCTTAGGATATCATGTACATTTCAATCAATTCATAATACTGAAGTTTTAGCAACAATCTATGTTCACATAAACTAAAGGTGGTACCTGGAATTTTGTTTACTCATCTTGCTACTGAGACAAGACCCATCTAGCTAAACTGTATTGCTTCAAATGAATCcccaagttaaaaaaaaaatctgtttgtctTCAGCTTTTGAGTTCACATCACCTTTCTTGCCATGATCAGTCGAGATGGCTTGTGGCAGACCTTATTAACCACACCACCGTTTCCTGCTCCCAGCTCACATATATGCTGGAAGTCATCGTCCTTCAGCTCTCCCACTTTAgctttctgtgtgagaaaggCCTCCAAGCGCTTCTTCTGCTGTTCGTCCAAGTCCAACTCCCCTAGTTTCTTCTGTAGGGTCTCAAGATAGGCCCTAATAAAagtgcaaacacaaacatcaagtATGGGCTATGAATAACtgtaataacaaatataaaaacgGAGACTATGATAAGCATAAAATGTACAAGAAACTAATGAAACAGTAGAAGAAAAAGGAGATGAATAAAGAAGGCAAGAAAACataagaaaaagaacaacaggagttataataataataataataataataataataataataataataataaaatgggcaaataataaaaggtaagatataaaaaataaaatggactctaagagaaaaaaagaacaatattttttcacaaattaaaaaaaaaataacactaacatttttTACTactagttttattattatgaagaaTGAATCCAAATGCACTTACTCTGAAGCAGCCCCTAAATTCGAAGGTGTGCTGTGAGCTTCTCCACTGCAGCTTATGATTAAAGGGACTGGTCTTTTTTTAGGAGCCATGTTCAACTTGACAATCTTTTCCAATTCTTACAAGCATCACCACTAGACACGCATGATCCTGTAAGCTCACGTTGCCTCAACTGTAATGACAGACCTGAGAAATGAAGCAGCAGGTCGTGTTAACAGGTGCCCCAGGATGACGCCTGGTTCACCCgtgtgctagctagctaactgttCTGCTTACAAGGCTAACGGCTAACTCAGGCAGACATAGGAAGAGTCTGGAGTTAATATTAACACACGATAGAGAGCTAAATCTGCAGCTGTTCTTAATGTACACCAGagtaacacgcacacacaaccgCGTTCGTCTCCTTTAACACTTCTGTCAAACTTGCTACAACATCATTCCCCTCACTTGTACTAGCCATGTAAAGCCCACGTAAATCCGTTAGATTTAAACGAACTACACTTTAGCAATTGATTGAAATCAACCAGCTAACGTTTGCTAACCATGTAGCACATCTCTGAAATCTCAATGAATAGCGCGCACTTCTTAAGACTGTTACAGAACAGTTAGCTGTCGTCCTAAAACACATAAACGCCTAAAACACATTAGCTTTTATGGAAAATAACAATAcctttaaaggaaataaataataattaaataatatgaatCTCCCCGGGGATCAAAACCTGTTAGTTACCGACCAAGTAGAGTCTCTAAATAAGCTAAGACAACAGCTTGGTTTTGCtatttagctaactagctagctagctagctaatttgcTAGCTCCGTACAGGGCACTACCTGAGGAAACGTTTAGAATCTCGCGATAACTTTTCAATAAAAGTTCGTGATTTCATTTACTGCTGTACAAAAAGCTTTACTGGgttttttctgaaataaatttatttacttGGTCAAAGAAagcatgtattatttaattaaatagagGGACAGAGTGGAGTATTCGAGTCTTTACATTTAAATGCCAAGTCAGGCTTATAAATccaaattaaattcaaatttatttgtatagcagcttcacagaacataaacatagaacaaaaggttattataaagaataatataaagattaatacataaaaaatgcaagattaatatttagatatatttaaatgtataagtgtttgtatttatctccaatgagcaagtctgatgtgactcaggtgactgtggtgaggaaaaactctctttaatggtaaaggaagaaaccttgagagcaaccagactcaaaggggaacctcatcctcatatgggtgacaccggagtgtgtgattataaatatacagtctgataaacgttttattgatgaggagattgttgtccttaaagaccacatggagttggcgtcTCCTCTTTTGTAGAGTCCAaatggagctggaacatctctagatgtctcaggatcctcacagtcagcctcatctcagtggaggccCAAAATCTTACTGTCACGGAAGACAATCGAAGCTGGTATAATTTTGTTAGTAAATGAAGTTAGAAGTCCTTAAGTTTAAGTTGAACAAGTCATAATGGATTCTTTAATGATATTTCTTCTTGAAGACATAACTGACTTTGAATGCCTCCTGTTGCACGTGTACAATATCAAGGAAGCATTGTAGAGTCTTCatacttatatttattgcttgagtgtattttttgtgtgtatgtaaattgtattgctttgttttgtgctttgtgttgttttttgatgtttaatgtCTGTATGGATGTTGCGCTTAAGTGTGGGTGCCCGGGGCCTGCTGGAGCGCAGGGTTCCGTGAGAGAACCGGAGCGCTCAACATGTagcaaaatgacaaataaagaaacttgaaCATGAACGTCgactatttacatatttatggtACTGGAGCGATGTCAACTGAGCCATATGAATTCGTCAATAAAGTCAAAAAATCTCCTGATTATTTTCTAGGCAAGATTTGgtcttacatttaaaaaaaaaaaaaaagcacaactaTTCTGGCAAGAAGTCAAGTTGATGAAGCTGGGTGTAAAGTAGAGAATGAAACAATATTCTAcgcacattaaataaaaatactaaatacatttcaggaatatatatttttctatccatgacagaaaaaggaaaaataaacacaaaaacagacataaaacaaTCTTTATTTCTCATGTCTGGCAGCTGGAgtacataaaaaaaaggaaacaaacagtACAGTATGAACAGAACATGAACGGTATACCTGGTAATATtggagtttaaaataaatataatttaagaaatacagaaatgcaTAATTTGGCAGGTGTCACCGCTTCATATGCATGTTGCCTTTGGAGAAGCGCACTTTCTCGTTTTTTACATGTGTCAAAACAATCTCTTCTGCCTGCATggcatcaccaccatcatcactgtCAGTTGAGCACTCGGTCAGATCCACGACATCTCGTACCACAAAATCCTTCTCTGTAGAGAAAGTTGTTTCAGAGGCTGagacaaattttgaaaaatatctAAGACTTTTCTTATTCCACATTTAGTATCTTAAAAAAGCAATCTGTAATTTTTACAGCTCTCTGCTATCTGGTGTTTCTGATGGAAAAAACAActgagatgtaaaaaaaaaacatacaaagaaCATGCCAAAATAATGCAAAAGtgaaatgttgtgtttattacagGTCTAGAAACACTTACACATTACAAACTGCAACTTTATGATGATGCAGGTCTTACTGTGGCTGAGAGAGGAGAGATCTGTAGTTTTGCTGCACTCTTTTTCCTTCCCCACTGCACTCCAAGATCCATTAGACAGGTACTCAATCTCCTTCACGGCCTCGTGTGCACACTGGAGTATGCCACTCAGCAaactacacaacaacaacatccatcttcatcatcctctgCCACCGCCACTAACAATCAACACTCTGGTCAGCAAATTCGACACTTTGACTCACTCTGGTCGTGGtcatgtgcgtgcatgtgtgtgtgtgtgtgtgtgtgtgtgtgtgtgtgtgtgtgtaagggagtGCCATGTGTTCAACATTTCATTTGTTACTCTGCATAGAAACTGGACCATTAAAAGTCCAACAGTAGGAAACCGATATTTATGCATTACACACTCCTTAGTGCAGGTGTATGAAGCAAAAGGCACCTTGAATTGGCTAAAATATCTGTTTTCCTCTTTAAATAGCTGGTGTTGTCAGCCAAAACAAATGCCTCTAGAGGGCTCACCTGAATGGACTGCCACAACAAAAAAGTGTCTGTGGGGAGGACATTACCCATCGATCTGTAGAGTGTCAAAGAGGGCAGGCTTATGGCAGACAGGACAAGTCCACCTAGGCTTCCGCTCGTTCATCTGCAGGTAGAAGGCAGCATCAAAACACTGCAGGTGGGCGCACGTCTGTGCTCGACAAGGGGTTGACATGCGCATTTTTGACAGCTGTTAAGACAGATAGAAGCTCTTAAAATCTCTGACAAATTTCCAGTTTTCTGAAGTCAATATCAATACATCGTTAGGAAACAAATGTGTGGtggtctggggaaaaaaaacaacaacaaaaaaaacagggatGTGTTACTAAAAGATTGCTAGCTAAGTGGTATTTCCTcacaaaccctttttttttggcaaaaattATTTGCATATATGTTTAATGAAGCCCCAACACCTGCCCTTAGACTGTGAAAGTTTTTTTAGTAGAACAATACAACAggttcacatttctgtttgcAAATTGGCCATTTGTTTTAGCCTGGAAATAAAAAAGCCATTAACAAAACAATCTCCCATCGCCACTCAAGTTTTGGGAACATTTATAATACTTAGGTGCAAGATTTGCCTTCATTTTGAAGACTTACAGGACAGATAAGTGACACTTGCAGCCCTGTGGTGGTGATCTCATTCTCAGGATTACAGCGCAACTTCTCACAAACTGCCAAACAGGAGTAAAGTCATATTTAGCAAACAAATAATCATAAAAGAAATTTTATCTTGGAGAAATTACAGTGCCAGgaacaggatgtgctgttatgcTAAATTAATCAACAAGAGGGTAATGTGATATGGCTCAATACAAAGCAATTTGTATTATCTTCCAATACCAGCACATCCTGAAGCGTTTTATTCTTTGAGCAATTTGTCAACTTAGAAattatgatttttaattatgtttaatgatGCCGAATGTCCAAGACAGCAGTATAATCGTTCTTTATGCCACCAGCCTTCTTTTCTATTCCCCTGCCCTTAAAAATGTCATCTGTCAGAAAACTTAAAGGTTCAGCTTTACCTCGGACTGTTTGGAAGCACTTACACTGTAGACAGCCTTGGAAACTTCACCAAAACATCAGTCAAGTGATTATTAACCTACTTATAGACCATATATGTGTTTAAACTGTTACTATAGGAACTATAATGTGTGTCAAATGAGTCCATTCATATAAACTGCAGCTGTAACAATGCTCCGAGCCTCTGTTACAGAACATTAAGCATCAATCAGCATTCTGAGGGAAACTAATTACACAAAATTTTTCATATGAATTCCGGCCACTCGCCTTTTTGTTTGCAGAGCTCCACACTCGCGACTCCATTTTTCTGGAGCTGTGCCAGCAAATCTGCCGAAGAGAAGACCTTCACCAGATATATAGCAGCAGAGTAAAACTAAACCCACAGAGAAAACGAGTAAGAGTGAGACTCATTTATCCAAGCTTTTAACAGCAAAATACCTGAGTTATAATTTTTGTGACCGTAACAGGACtaacatgagaaaaaaaagtgtgtaccTTGCCATAGTTCTCCCAGGAGACAGCAACGTGATTCTCAGCGGCCTGTTTTACAAACGGTGTGAGATTGATTGGACGACAAGGCTGAGAAGGCTCCAGTCCTTTTTTATTGGAAGAGTAGTGAGCCTGAACGTGACAAATGTATACATACAGTGTTTGGTATGAAAAGAATTGTTTATTACAAagcaattcattttattttgtaacattcTGCTAAAGTTTTATACAAAAGCATAACCAGCAATCACTAGGGACCAAGGACAAGAAATCCATAAGGTAAAATGCAGAAAGGATACTAGCCAATGGCAGTCACGTATTTTATGCTGTGATTTTGCCTATATTCAGTCCCAAATGTGTCCCTTGTGCATGAacattgtattgtgtgtgaggttagacacaaacaaacaaagaaacataaCCTAACCCTTTGTTTACGTTCCAGTCATTCTAATGCATCATTAATGTATAGGTTATCATATGCACCTGTACAGGACAGTCATGGCCATTGACCAAAACAGTAATATTTGGTGGATACTGATCATCTTCAACACCAATACTCTCTGTGTAGCAACTTCTGAAAACACATAACTTTATGATTATTATGGATTTTAAAGACATCATTTTGGatcagtgttttttaaaagaataaaatctagTATTCTTGTTAATGTTGTTAAAGCACACTACTGACATTTTCGATCTATACCAGCACCTAAAATTTAATTCATAAGATGCCAGAATACAAACTCACCTGAGCACCACCTGAACAGATGCCACTCCAGTGTTGGCCCTTCTGAGTGATAAAGGGCCATCAGAAACAGTTAGGATATTCATATGTAACTCAAAATATTCTTCACATTTAGCTATTAACAACAACTTTGTTCTATATTCACTTTCCAACAAATACATGTACTTCCTTCAATGCTGgatgttattttaataaatacaagaaTCAATTTCCTGATCTGAGGAGGTGTGTAACTTACTGACAGTTCATGATCTGAGCTGATTGTCCTGTAGTCAGACAAAAGGTTAAGCAGTTGATCTGTTGCTTAATTGCATATGAGGGCACTGGGAAAGAATAAAGTGAGAATCAGAAATAGAGAAATTAATTCATAATTCAGATGCGATTTAAATACTATATtcaaaaagtataaataatgcTAGTTGCTCCAGGAAAACatgcaagctttttttttatgttggttAAATACAACCAACATAAACCAAGTGATCAGGAAGACTGAGGGGTTTAATATAGACAGGTAAGCTGTCTAGCGAAGTTGCAATCTGAATAACTTCTGAGCTGTCATGGAATCTTGCTTCAGTTGGAGCTTCCACTCATTTCTGCTATTTATTCGGACATCATGGCCAATGCGGTTTGTGTTCCAAATGACACGCTTGCGCTCCCCGTTTAGCAGGTGCCAATGATCTTCTAGATACCACAATCTACCCCATTCCTTATTCTGtggtaaagaaaaaagtgttcTTTGTCATTTAAAATCCTAAATGTCACTAAAGTGAGGACATTCATATGAAAACTGCATGGCTTAAAGCATCATTTGGAACAATGCATACAATTGCTTGTTATGTGAATACTTTCAAAAACACTACAGAAGTCACTGATACCTTTAGTGAGACAAATAACACAATTTAAATATGTGTTACTTGGTAATTGGTCAACACatcagatttttaaaacataatgGCTCAGTGAAGCTGCTGCTGTACCTAATGATACTGGAGCAACAACAGTCTCCAGAGTTTGATAAAATGGAAGCTTAATCATGTGCACTTCAGGTTTATGAACAGGGCTTCCACAGGATTTCTTTGGGTAAACGGCCACAACCTCAACATTAGTTGGCATGGTGATGACCTGGGATCGTCTGCGGTTGGCATTGCTACCGCAGTGACGGCGGTCATAGAGCTCTCGGATAGCAGAGAAAAGCTCCGGACGGAGGTTGTTATGGAGGAGCTCTGTGACTCTCTGCACCAGATCCCTTTTCAGCCCTTTCTTGTCCTTTCCCATAGTGGTAAGAAGGGACCGCAGTTCAGCCACCCGCAAGCTCTCCACCATCACCTGCAGAGGTGTTGAGGTTGTCTCGGTTAGTAGTTAGCAAATACCTTATCTACAAGCTCCACAACTACCGTCAAGCGACGTTTTTTAAACAACCTCTAACATTAGCTTTTCATGAAAAGTTGTAAAATTGTGTGGAAAGTTGTCATTATGATTCCACATAATTTATGTCACATCACGTTTCCCTtagtttgtttaacatttaatcaGCTACCAGCTGCTCTTCTCTGAAAAAGGATGAACCAATCAGGATCTATAAGAAGACCAGattgttttttaacataaatctaTTTTATGTCAGCGTTATTAATCCAAGGTTTGGTTGAATGTAGATTGTGCCTTAAAttgataaataactaaataaattttGTGCCATTACTGTGTCACACTTTTTCCCATTGGACAGATCATGCTATGATGTCATTTAGAAGGCTATATTTTCTCATCcccatgtaaaataaaatcctggTTAAACCACTAGTTACCATAACTAAGGATTAATTCATTGCAAATGTAATGATCTACTACTGAACTACTACAAACTACTTAAGTTTGttcttatattaaaaaaacaccattaaAATTGTTAGCCATGTCCCCCGGTGACGTCACCACGGCACACAATTGCTAACTTCTAACAATAcagaaatcaattaaaaataacaaaaacaaaacatcacttctacaacaaaaacaaaacatcactagctattaaaaatctgtttatatacctcagcaatataaacagatttaacaCGTGGGATTGACAAAGATCTCAAAGTGATTCAGCTTCAAAGtggctgtctttttttttttttggcctttattattatttttatctatctatctatttatttatttatttattattttattaaaaaaaaaacgaaaacatttgtttagtcgcttttttttttagctaaacaaCTCTTTTGAGTAACAAATTCGTCACTTTACACAGCCTACAGCctaaaaaacaggcaaaaatgtCAAAGTAGAAAAgtataaatacaaaacacagaTTTGTCGAAACGTACCGTTGCTTCCAACAGCTGGCTGgacattattattaactttactTTCACCAAAATTAGTTTAAATTACAATTAACCGATTAGGCGCCAATACGCATTCTTACACCAGTCATCAATACAACGCCAAGGAAGTCAAGACTGGTCAAATCCCAAAAGGCATTTTAATGGATAAATAGGTCACTACACAAGGTCTATAAGTTCATTATTTCATACCCTGACGCAGTGCACTTATATAGGGAGACATGCGTATTTGGGATTTACCCAGGACCACATGATCAGAGCTCAATGAGGTGGATGAGTTTGgtgttatttaataattaagatATTGTTTGACTTTGTGTCAtctataaaagtttaaaaaacagTCATTGTTGACAAAGATTGTGATCATTGGATCACTTAATCACTTGACGCATGATGTCGCATCACATTAAATTAAtcacaattgtttttttttctcttctgttgtGAATTTAATACATTGTTAGGCGACATCAGGCGCCATGGAGGGCCCATGTTTCACCAGCAGGTTGTGCTAAAGTCCTGTAAAACACTTCCAAATGGTGCTTCTAAGGGTCGTTGCCATGACTCCCACTGTCTCCTGGGGAAGCTATGTATCCATGGAGACAGGTTTGTCCGGTGCAGGGTCCAGCGATTGTTGACCTTAGAAAGTGACCCTTGACCCAAGGGTCAGCATAAGAGGTCAGCAGGTCAGCACTGGCCAGAGGGCACTGGGCACTTGGCTGATTGGCTATCTTCTTAACTCGCTGAAGCCTCATCTAAATGATTGGAACATTGACCAATTTGCCAAGCGGCAGAGAATAGGCTgtctaaaatggaaaaaaagcaaaaatgagtAATTATACCACATGCTCTTTAAATGCATGCATAAAGATTTAGGTCGAGTTCAAAGCTTTCAGAAGATTTCTCTCTCTAcaagaatatatttaataagaaaagaaatcattaattatttagtGTGTTTCTTACACCAAAGGTTGCTTTGacagaagacaaagacagtcaAACTGCAAACACCTTCCACTATCAAACAGAAGAATAGGAACTAATAAATCCATGATAGGATGTAGATTTTGAATGCATTCATTCCTAACAAGCATTAAACACGATTCCTTAAGTGTATGTTTGCACACATGGACTTCCTATCATCAAACACACAGTCTGCCTGCCAAGCGCATTTCAAAATGGCACCTACAGTGAGTGGAGTGTCCATCCCTGAGGGGGTGTGTATATCATTATGGATGGTAAAAGTCACGTGACTGAAGCCTTCTTCCTTCCAATAATTTATGCCTGTGGCAGATGGCTTGTCAATatcaatatattaatttaaaggCGGACCGTGCTCTGGAGAGAGCTGTGTGTTAGAGCTCAGAGATGGAGGAGGACGAGGGCAAAGAAAGGAgacgaagaaaaaaaagaaataatgccATTTACGAGGTCCTATGCTAGAAGATgaagtttaaatgttttgtgttttgcgGTATGATTCAACAGTAAATTAATTATGCCTACCAAAAGGATGGTCAATAGCCTAACAACTGAAGGGGTGGATTGAAGAATTTCAAGCAGCCTCTCATGACTAAACTGTCGTGTTTATATGCTTAGTAAGCTCAGCACTACACTCCGAGTGCCTGTGAGCTCATTATGGCAATTCATGATTGAATTCTTGATCTTTCTCACATAGTCAGTAAGCTAACATCAATATGATCCTTGTGTTGCAGACAGGCCTGAACACTTGAGGGGACTCTCACTGTTTTTATGGTGCACTTCCTGAAAACGTGACAGAATTGTGAAATAGCGATTTGACAGTAAAATTTTAGGGCTGTATATCGAACATGTGTGATTTATAGGTAAGTACCCcgttatttaaaataagggtTAATACTCCTTGAACCCTCTTGACCCCTGGGTAAAATGCTTCCTTTGAAGCGCTGGTAAACCATTTCCCACTTGTGACAGATCATAAACATGGCCATCTAGCTCGATAGTGAGCGCTTACGTAATCCTCCTGCTGGACAATTTTACACAAGTGATGTACCTTTGACCACTTTTCTCTTTCAGCCCTGACCTCTGAACCTTGGGTCTGCAGGTCTATTTGAGGAGAGTTGGTGAAAGTGAGAGGGTCATCCTCTTCTCCAGCAAGAGCGATTGAAGTGCCTCCTTACTGTTTTACAGAGTCGTGCATCATCCCACACAAGTTGAGTAGAGAATAGCGGGAGAAAGAAGATATTGAAAAAGGAAGCGAGTGGAGGGAAATCTTGATGGATGGGCAAATGTATAAATGGATggaaggacagagagatggatggatggataaatggactGCTTAGAGAACTACACTGTAGTTTTGATCATATGTTATCCTCCTGTCAAAAAAGTGATAAATACCGGCATGGAAGAAAAACGTCTCTCCGTTGTCGCTCCGATTTAATTTCCAGAGACACAGAGTTGCCTTTATGTTTAAAGTCTCATGAGAGGacttaaaataaagtaatagaaaataaaatgaaatatgtcaGTCATAAAGGTAAAAAGATAGACAATGCTTTTGTTTGGGCTACAATGTAAGTGCATCAGAAGGTCAAAGAGATGATCAGAGTGATGTGACTCAAAAGCCCCTGCCTTCTGACCTATGACCTCTGGCATATGGCCAGGACACTCACTATAAATGCAAACTgtaaaatttgatgttggacACCCAAAGCCTACACATGCtgattataatgtgttatataattttttattacattatttttttatccgaCATGCCTTATAATGTTACTTGCCTGATGAcgcacacatttatttacaatctTATGCGTCTACTCATTTTTCCTTCTTCAGCATTTTCAGTCTCATCCTTGTGTCTGTCTTTTCCTATCTGCCTTACATTTAAAGGAATGAACATCATTTCAAGTTATAGTCTTATAcgtataaagagagagaaattataTTCTTTAAGAAGGCATGATGGACATATAGAGTAGCAGTGATTTCCCATATTTTAATAGATGTTTCCCGAAACCTTACACATGACCTTTTGTCGAGCAGAAGTAATCAATATGATAAGAAATCCACCTATTAATTAATGGCATATCAGGAGTACAGCTGTCAATATCCAAGTGCAGCTACAAGAATTCTGTAGTAAAGATAGAGAGCTGAAGTACAGCTGAAATCAGAGCACTGACAACATTAAAAATGCACTCCACCTCATTGCAATTTCACCAAAATTGACGACAATATCTTAAGAGCTAGGAAATGTTTTCATTCCTTAAGAAACAAATATAATTGAAGCTTTTGATTCTGTTGTTTACAGATAAGCAGACTGTAAAAAAAG from Tachysurus vachellii isolate PV-2020 chromosome 1, HZAU_Pvac_v1, whole genome shotgun sequence carries:
- the pias4b gene encoding E3 SUMO-protein ligase PIAS4b isoform X3, which codes for MSSQLLEATVMVESLRVAELRSLLTTMGKDKKGLKRDLVQRVTELLHNNLRPELFSAIRELYDRRHCGSNANRRRSQVITMPTNVEVVAVYPKKSCGSPVHKPEVHMIKLPFYQTLETVVAPVSLVPSYAIKQQINCLTFCLTTGQSAQIMNCQRANTGVASVQVVLSCYTESIGVEDDQYPPNITVLVNGHDCPVQAHYSSNKKGLEPSQPCRPINLTPFVKQAAENHVAVSWENYGKFYSAAIYLVKVFSSADLLAQLQKNGVASVELCKQKVCEKLRCNPENEITTTGLQVSLICPLSKMRMSTPCRAQTCAHLQCFDAAFYLQMNERKPRWTCPVCHKPALFDTLQIDGLLSGILQCAHEAVKEIEYLSNGSWSAVGKEKECSKTTDLSSLSHKKDFVVRDVVDLTECSTDSDDGGDAMQAEEIVLTHVKNEKVRFSKGNMHMKR
- the pias4b gene encoding E3 SUMO-protein ligase PIAS4b isoform X1; protein product: MSSQLLEATVMVESLRVAELRSLLTTMGKDKKGLKRDLVQRVTELLHNNLRPELFSAIRELYDRRHCGSNANRRRSQVITMPTNVEVVAVYPKKSCGSPVHKPEVHMIKLPFYQTLETVVAPVSLVPSYAIKQQINCLTFCLTTGQSAQIMNCQRANTGVASVQVVLRSCYTESIGVEDDQYPPNITVLVNGHDCPVQAHYSSNKKGLEPSQPCRPINLTPFVKQAAENHVAVSWENYGKFYSAAIYLVKVFSSADLLAQLQKNGVASVELCKQKVCEKLRCNPENEITTTGLQVSLICPLSKMRMSTPCRAQTCAHLQCFDAAFYLQMNERKPRWTCPVCHKPALFDTLQIDGLLSGILQCAHEAVKEIEYLSNGSWSAVGKEKECSKTTDLSSLSHKKDFVVRDVVDLTECSTDSDDGGDAMQAEEIVLTHVKNEKVRFSKGNMHMKR
- the pias4b gene encoding E3 SUMO-protein ligase PIAS4b isoform X2 produces the protein MSSQLLEATVMVESLRVAELRSLLTTMGKDKKGLKRDLVQRVTELLHNNLRPELFSAIRELYDRRHCGSNANRRRSQVITMPTNVEVVAVYPKKSCGSPVHKPEVHMIKLPFYQTLETVVAPVSLVPSYAIKQQINCLTFCLTTGQSAQIMNCQANTGVASVQVVLRSCYTESIGVEDDQYPPNITVLVNGHDCPVQAHYSSNKKGLEPSQPCRPINLTPFVKQAAENHVAVSWENYGKFYSAAIYLVKVFSSADLLAQLQKNGVASVELCKQKVCEKLRCNPENEITTTGLQVSLICPLSKMRMSTPCRAQTCAHLQCFDAAFYLQMNERKPRWTCPVCHKPALFDTLQIDGLLSGILQCAHEAVKEIEYLSNGSWSAVGKEKECSKTTDLSSLSHKKDFVVRDVVDLTECSTDSDDGGDAMQAEEIVLTHVKNEKVRFSKGNMHMKR